The stretch of DNA TGTAGTTATTAAGGTTAAAGGAAAAGTCTATGCTTCTTCTCAAAATGGAACATCAGCAACTCTAGAAACAGTAGCAAATGGTTCATCATTAATTATAAAGAGAATTAAATAAAATGAAAACGATTTATACTACAATAGTGTGGATGATAAGTTTATGTTTTATGAATTTTTTAAGTTCACAAATAAACATTACATCAAGTGAAGTAAAAGATTATAACACAGCTTCACAAGGTGATTATTATGTTACGACTGATACAAATGAACTGTATATAGGGTTAGAAGATGGTAGTTTACGATTTGTTTCAGATTTTACAAATAAATTAGTACAAAATGAATTAGCCTTTGAAGATGATGATTACCTCTATATATCGATGAAAATCAATACAAATGACTATTTGGTAATTCGTTATAATAAGACAGATTTGAATATAGAAAAAGAAGCATCTGGAACAGGAACACAACCTTCAGATTTACAAACAGTACAAGGCCTAACATATAATTGATGATATATGAGCAATGTATATTCTTTAAAATATTACTTAGTTATTATAGCCGTTTTAATAACGGGTTCATTACAAGCAGCTTTCTCAATTTCAGGCTCTGTTATTACACAAACAGGTACAGATACTGATTTATCAGGTTTATCAAGTATTTCGGGAGTAACTATTTCGAGTCAAACAGGTGTTAATGTTTATAATATTGGAAATCGAAGATTAATCGTTCAAGGAACTTTAACCATAGACCCTGAAAAAGAAATGTTGATTATAGGATATGATTCAGGTGAATTAGTTCGAGTAGAAGGTTCAGGTCATTTAATCATAGGAAAAGAAATTATACAAAACGGTTTTGCTAGATATAGTGAAGGAATGGCTATATTTTTAGAAGATACACCACAAGGATTTACAAATAGATTTAGTTTTTATAATAATGCAACGTTTACTTGGAATGGAGGTGTTATTTCTATTTATGCTGGTAAATTTGGGTTTTATGGAGATACAGTTACAGTTCGAGCAAAGAGTAGTAATGCTAAGCTAATTTATAGAACACAGGATCCAGAAAACCAAATAAGACAAGAAACAGATGACTTTATTTCAACAGGTTTTTCATTAATACATGGTGATTTAACAATTGTAGGAACAGGTCAACAATTAAATGGATATCAACCAACACAGTCAACAGGAGCGATTGCTTTTTCTTCTGCAACACCTAATGTAGATGTTATTTTGAAAGGATATGAAGGAGGAGGAAGAGGAAATACAGTTGATATAAAACACTGGGGTGGATCAAGACCTATTTTGATTAATTCAGCCTTAGGATCTAATTTAATTTGTGGACCACATATTTCAGGTCATGGAAATGCTTATGGCGTTGCATTAGTTAAACAAGAATTTAAATTAACAGCAAAAAATGTTGCAGGAAATGGTATTTCTAATGCTAAATTTTTTATTAAAGACACTAATCACGGCAATAGAGAAACGTATAGTAAAGAAGGACATACAGTAAATAATAGTGCTGATAAAATTTATACAGGCGTAACAAATTCCAGTGGTTCAACACCAACTGTAGAAATTCTCTTAGCAGCTAATATTGTAAATACTGGAAATAGTGATGCACCAAATACAGGAAGTTATGCGTGGGATTATAGAGGAAAAAATAATGATCATTCCGATTTATTTGATGTGAACGTTTGGTCATACAAACATTCTTATGTACAACTTTCAAATATAGAAATGAAAGGAGTAAATGAAAAAGAAGTTAGTACTACTCTTTTTGATGATCCTAACATTACAAAAGCAAATGAAAGTGATGCAGCAGCTATTAGTGGAATTGCCGTTACACATAATACTTCAGACGATACAGGAACGATAACGATTACAGGAACGGTAACTTTATGTGATTTATATGATAAAATAAAATATGATAAAGTAAATAATAATATTAATGAGCCTACTATTAGTACATTAGCAACAACGGTAACAGGTAAAATTTTAAAACTAGGAAACTATCAATTGATTTTAGCAGAGGGTTCAAAAATTCAACCTTGTTATAAATTTGAAAAAATAGAGACAGATGTTGTTTCCTCAATTCATGATGCAAATACCAATTTAGAAATAGCTTTAGAAGACCCTAATGGAATTTATAAGCTAATACGTTTACAAGATGTTATAAGTGGAAATGTTACTATTCGTGATGAAACGACGGATACTGTTTTAAAAGAAATAACTAATTTTACTGGAGATCTGAATCTAGTACTTCAAAGTAATAGTACTAATGTAAGTGTTTATTTAACGCGTGATGGTTATACTAATTGGGCTACGAACATTGATTTGACAACCGATGAGGTATTTAGTTTTATTATCAACCAAGCTATTCTTTCTGAAAACTTAGGAAATGCAGCTACATTAGAAAATCAAACAGCTGAATTATTTTTGATGCGTAAGATTTTACAAAAAAGTCAAGCTATTCAAACAGAGTTAAATAATAAAACTGAATCGACTATAAATTTAAATTCTATTAACCAACCTGGTGCTACGGATGCTACTATGGAAAAACAAGAAGAGTTGTTAGAATTATTAAAGCTTATTCTAGGTAAAACGATAACGGTTAGAGAAAGTATGAATAATTAACATAAAAGATTAAAACTAAGAAAAAACTTACAAGCTGTTGTATAAACCAATAATAATTATAAAAAAAGAAAAATGAAATATGGTTTTGCACTCAGTATAATAAGCATTTGTTGTACTTGCCTTTTAAATGCTCAAATTAGAATCACTTCCAGTGACGTTAGTGGTTATAATTCTGCGTCGGATGGAGACTTTTATATTACTACCGATACGGATGAATTGTATGTAGGATTAGAAACGGGAAGTTTAAGAAAAATTAGTAGTCCCAATGAAATTACCACTTTATCGGATAATAATGATGGTACAATTACCTATAAAAATGAAAGTAATACAAGTTCCACTATTACAAAATCAAGTTTAACAGACAATACAGATGGAACGTATACATTTTCTAATGCTACGGGAACTTCCGATGATGTACAATTAAATTTGAATTTTCCTAAGTACATTAGTATTAATGAATATGTTAGAAATGAACCTGTATTAGAACAAGCTGGACGAATTATGTTTAGTGTGCATAATGAATTTGCAGGTTATAAAACCGATAAAATGATATGTTCTATATATAAATTAGGTAATTCTACATCATTAACTATAACTCCCGTTTTAAGAAGAGGAAATGTGGATACTTCTATAAGTGAATCGGTATCGTTTAATCCAAGTACACTTTACTCGGGCTCAAGTAGTGGTGGAAGTGGAACGATTTTACAAGCAGGAGATATTATTTTATTAAATATTACAACACCTACTTCTTTTTCCGATGCTGCAGAAGGTTTAACATGTACAATAAAACTTTTTAAATAATGAAAACGATGGTACGCTTGTTTATGTTAATATTAGGAATATCATTGTATGGTCAACATATTGAAGTACAACGTTTTCAGAGTGAGTCTTCCTCTTCTTTAGGAGCTTATTGGGTTGAAAGAGAAATTCCTAAAACATTAAGTCCTTATTTGTGGTTAGATGCCTCAAAAGATTTTTATTTTGAAGATACTTCAGGAAATCTAATATCGTGTAATTCAACTACAAGCCATTCAGTAAAAAAATGGTTGGATAGAAGTGGAAATGATAGACATTTTCAATCGGTTTCCAATAGTGCAAACCCTACTTATTATTGTGATAGTCAAACAGATCCATATTATTTGTTTGATGCTAAAGTTTCAGGAGATGGAATTGACGATGATATGCGTTTCGATTTTAGTTCTGCATCAGCAGGAACTTTAGATGGTCTTTCTGGAGTAATAGATCAAGATTTTACCTTTGTATTTGTTTTGCAAGCAATTGATACCTCTCCATCAACTTATGATAGTTTTATTGCAAGTGGAAATTCTCCTGGTACAGCAAAAAATTGGCAGATTAGTTTGACAAATGATACCAATAATTTTTACTTTTTATTGCGAGGTAATAGTAATGCCAATACAAAAACAAAATTATTAATACCTTATGATACTAATCCTCATGTATTTATTTTGCAACGTTATACAGTTGGAAGTACAATAAGAATTAAATTTTCTATAGATGGTAATTTAGCGTTTGATGAAACAACGAATGCTGCTTCAGCTCCAACTTTGAGTTTGATGAAATTATATAAGAATCGAAATGATGAAAAATATAAAGAAGCTAATTTTAAAGAACTCTTTGTATTTAATAAAGAATTAACAGCCGATGAAGAATATGAATTAGAGCAATATTTATTGTCCAAATGGGGATCATAAAAATAAATTGCGTAAATTAGAAGATAACTAAAACCAATAAATTAAGATGAGAACTTGTTTTTATATAGTATTCCTACATTTTGTATGGTTTAATTTTTTAAATGCTCAAATTGAAATTACATCAAGTGCAGTTGATAGTTTTTCAACTGCTGCACAAGGTGATTATTATATTACAACGGATACAAATGAATTATACGTTGGATTGGAAGGAGGAACTTTGCGTAAAATAAGTAATCCTAATGAAGTTACATCTTTAATTGATAATACAAATGGTACTTTGACATTTAAAAATGAGTTGAACATAAGCAACACTATTAATAAAGCAAATTTAGTAGATAATGGAGATGGAACCTATACATTTTCTAATGCTACCGGAACTAGTGATGATGTTACTTTTTTAACAAATTCTAGTTCTGATAATCAAGTTGTTTCTTCTACTTTTTGGATTGATACTACTGCTGTAACTGTTTCAAGTACTTCTTGGGGAGTACATCAAAAGTCATTTGTTATACCTGGAAATACATTAGGAACAGGAAATGCTGTTCGTATTGTTTGTTATCGAATTAATCCGGGAGGTAGTACTCAAATTCGCCTTAGTTATGGAGGACAAACATTTTATACCTCAGGTAATATTGGTAATAATTCTTCAAGAATGGAATTTATTATCTTTGGAAATGGTACAACAAATTCGCAAAAATCTTTTATGGATGATGCCAATACAGGAGGTAATGGACAAAGGTTTGGTGTTAGTACAGTAGATTCTACTGTTGATCAAACCGTTAGTATTCAAATAAGAAAGGTAAGTGGATCTGATAAAACTTTAGATTTCTGCTCCGCTGAAAAAATGATTATCAGTACTTCTTAAAAACAGAATTTACACCTTTCCCTCTACTTTTTTATAGAAGAAAAGATGTAAATGATATTAAAATTGGATGTTCAGCCCAGCTAAGAAGTTAATTCCTGCTTGTGGATAATAATAGGATTCATGAATTAATTCATTTGGATCAGGGGTTCCTTTTTCAAAGTAATTATAATAATAACCGTTGTTTTCATATTGATTGTTAAATAAATTATTAATTAATAAAGAGATTCCAATTTGTGGATGTTTTTTGTTTAAAGGAATTTGATATTGAGCTAATAAATCGGTTACAAAATATCCATCAAGTTTAGCTTCAATAAATTGTTCATTTGACATAAATTGTTCTCCTACATATTTTCCTGTTAAGTTTAATAATAATCCTTGAATCGGTTTATATTGTAGAAAAGCGTTGGTAATAATTTCTGGAGAATAAGAAATATTGGTGTTTCCTAAGTGCAAAATTTTATAATCATCTTTTCCATCCCCATTAATATCACCTTGATTTATAGCTTTTTCATAATCTATATTTTGATTTTTTGAAAAAGTGGCATTAGCACCTAGTTGCCATTTTGAACTGAAAGCATAATTAGCTTCTAACTCAACTCCTAATCGATAACTTTTACCACTATTTTCACGAAGAGGTGTTCCTACATCTTCATCTAAGGTACCCGTTAAAACTAGCTGATCTCGATAATACATTAAATACCCATTTATATTGTAATTAAACTGCGTACTACCTTTACGGTACCCTAATTCTATATTGTGCATTTTTTCAGGTTTGATATTAGGATTACTTTCATAATCATTACGATTAGGTTCTTTATGTCCAAAACCATAATAACCATAGATTTTGCTTTTTCCTAGATTCCAATCCCATCCTAATTTTGGATTGAAAAAGGTTAAGTTATCTGAAAAATTCACCTCATCTTCTTCATTTTTAGCAAATTTAGAATACCCTTTATAATCAATATTTCTAATTTGAATATCTCCAAAAATATCTACATTTTCAAAAATATCATTCCATTCTGCTTTTACATAACCTGAAATTTCATCTTTAAATGCTTTGTTGTTATAATATTGATTTCCTAATTCAATATCATTTCGTCCAGGTGTTGCTATAGCCAATCCAAAATGATCTCCTTCATAACGGTTTGCATTACCTCCAATAATTACTTCAATATCACCTAATCTCTTTTTAGTGTCAAAAGTAATTCCATAAAAATGATTTTTTAGCCATTTTTGACGTACAACATCGCCTTTTTCTGTAGAACTTAAGTTATAATAACCATAAGCTTGATCATTTTTATAATTTTCAAAAAAACCACTTCCTCGAGTGTAATGCAAAGCAGTATGGGTTTTCCATCCAGACAGATTAAAATTATAATGCAGTTGGTAATGATTTTGTCTATAATCATCTACTTCATTATCGTAAAAACCTACCAAATTTCCTGCATCATCATAAATTTCACCTGCGGTATTATAAGTGCGATCAGATTCCAATGTTTTTTGATCAATTCCGTTCCATGCTTGATAGGTTTTCTCACGACCTCCAAAAGCTAAGAATTTTAATTGATCATTATAACTGGCTTTAAAAGAATAGCCGAATAAATCGGAACTTGCACGGTCAATATACCCATCTGAATTGATAAAAGAAATACGTCCGTCTACGTTAAATTTACCAATATCTCCTGTTCCTAATTTCAAATTAATTTTTCGAGAATCAAATGATCCGTATGAGGTATTCAATTCAGCAAATTTGTCATGATTTGTATCTAAAGTACCAATATTGATACTTCCTCCAAAAGCTGCAGTTCCGTTTGTAGAAGTTCCTAAACCACGTTGAATTACAATAGAATTGGTTGAAGAAGCAAAATCAGGCATATTTACCCAAAAAACACCTTGGCTTTCCGAATCATTTAACGGAATTCCATTAACGGTAACATTTATACGTGTTGCATCAGATCCACGAAGACGCATTCCTGTATAGCCAATTCCAGCTCCAGCATCACTGGTTGTTACAATTGAAGGTGTGTTTTTTAATAAAATAGGTAAGTCTTGCCCTAAATTTTTTTGATTGATTTCTTTTTCACGTAAGGTTTTTGCCGTGATGGGTTTGTCAATTTCAATTGTAACGGTTTCAATTTCACCTATCGAGTCAATTTCTTCTTGTGCTTTTATATAGGTAATTCCTCCTATAAAAAATGCCAAAACAAATAATCTTTTGTCCATGTTTAATTTTATAAACACAAATAAAAGGGGTCTTTATTCGTTTGTTTAGTTCGTATTAAAATTTTGTGATGTGAGTTTTACTCAAACCACGCTTTGCGTGTGTCCCTTAGCAGCATTACCTGCTCAGGTTCATCGGGTATCATCTCAGCCACACTAAATTAAGAGTTTAGAGTGAAGAATGTAGATTTAAAATTCTGCATTCTTAATTCATTATTCTCAAATTAAAAAGTAGCACCCCTTTGAGATCGGTATTGCAAATATAGTAAGAACAAAAAGAAAAAATGAAGATTTTATAAAAAGAATACCCCGTTCAACTATTGAACGAGGTATAACTCACTTGTGTAACTTTACTACTACTAACTCTAAAACTTAACAACTATTTAAATACAAATAGCATGCCAAAGTTGTAATTTTAAAAAGAAAATGTATTTTTTACACTATGTTTAATATCTACGTTAATAAAAACTCCTTTTTAAATGTCTGTTGATGTATTATGACGGTATAAAAAACAGTTCAAGATCAATTGAATAAATTGAAATCTAAAAAAATTTAATGTAGGAAATCTAAAATTGAATTAAAGAATTGGTTTCTAATTCGTATATATTTTCTAAAGATTCAAATATTCTAGCCGAAAAAGATCCTCGTAAATAAATGGTTTCATTTTTAACTTCTAACCAACTTCCTTCTCTTAAACCTACTACGGGTACTGTGTTTTGATGTAAATATTCTTTAATTCGTGTTTCGCGTGTTTCACCATTATGTTTTAACCCTGGAATAGGATCTAGATAGTGAGGATTTATATTAAAAGGAACTACTCCTAATGCTTCAAAACTAGGTGGGTATACAATAGGCATATCATTGGTGTTTTTAATATTTATTCCTCCAAGATTACTTCCAGCACTTGTTCCTAAATAGGGTGTTCCTGATTCTACTGTTTGTTTTAAAGTAGGTATAAGATTTAGTTCGTATAATGTTTTGAGTAATAAAAAAGTGTTTCCACCTCCTGTAAAAATTCCTTGAGCTTCTTGAATGGCTTTTGATTTATTTTCAAAGGTATGAAGCCCTATAATATTAATGCCAATTGTTTTAAAAACCTGAGAGGCTTTTTCAGTATAAGCATCCAATGAAATACCATCGGGTCTTGCATAAGGTATAAAAATAATTTCTGAAACTTCTGTAAAATGTTCTTTGAGTGTTGGTAGTATATAATCTAAGTATTCTCCTCCATAAACTGTTGAAGTACTGGCCAGAATTATATTTTTCATTGTATTGTAAGTTTTAGAATAATAAAGGATGAGGTTAGTAATGTCTTTAAATAAAAAACATCAACTAATTAGTTGATGTTTCGACCTTGAGGTCTTTCCATTTCTTTATCTTCTTTACCAAATTTTTTCAATTGTAACATCCACCAAATAAACATAGTAGCTCCTACAACCATAAGGATGAAATTTGGAATATTCCCTAAAACGGGTAAAATTTCAAAACTTGCTTCAAAAAGATTGCCTATTCCGTGAAATAAATCGCTTAACATATTGTAATTTTTTTATTCTGATTAAGAAAAATCTATATTTAAATTCAAAATTAGTAAAAAAATGTTGGACAACATTATAAAAAGATAAATATTCTTAAAGGAAATTTGTCTTCAATTAAAGGTTAATAGGTCGTTAGGAAGAAAACATAGATGTTTAGAGAAGAAATATGGGATCAAATTTTTGTGAATAATGAATTGAACTTAGTGTATTTTTTTATTGTAACTGAAAGAATCTATATCTTGCATTAAAAATTAGTGAAAAATGTTGGATGACATTATAAAAACAAAAAATATTCTTCCAAGTGTTCTTTTCATATTAATAGTCGTTGGGATCACAAGTTATTATCATCAGTTAGGGTGGCCAGAAATTACTTGTATTACAGGTGTTTGTGCATTGGTTTTGTTGTATACAAAGGTCAGTCATCTAATTAAATCCATGCTGATTGTGAACGCTATTTTTGTTTCAGGTTTGGTTTTAATGGATTTTAGTAAAATAAATCATGATGCTTTAATTGCAGAGGTTTTTATTTTATTGGCTTTTCTTGTGGGACGCTATTTTTATAAAGTGAATGGACGGTTTATT from Flavobacteriaceae bacterium UJ101 encodes:
- the pepE gene encoding dipeptidase E (Hydrolyzes dipeptides containing N-terminal aspartate residues. May play a role in allowing the cell to use peptide aspartate to spare carbon otherwise required for the synthesis of the aspartate family of amino acids; Belongs to the peptidase S51 family.; KEGG: cpi:Cpin_3280 dipeptidase E): MKNIILASTSTVYGGEYLDYILPTLKEHFTEVSEIIFIPYARPDGISLDAYTEKASQVFKTIGINIIGLHTFENKSKAIQEAQGIFTGGGNTFLLLKTLYELNLIPTLKQTVESGTPYLGTSAGSNLGGINIKNTNDMPIVYPPSFEALGVVPFNINPHYLDPIPGLKHNGETRETRIKEYLHQNTVPVVGLREGSWLEVKNETIYLRGSFSARIFESLENIYELETNSLIQF